Proteins from a genomic interval of Pseudoalteromonas sp. MEBiC 03607:
- a CDS encoding D-Ala-D-Ala carboxypeptidase family metallohydrolase — protein sequence MKLSRVIFYLFFVINAQRTLAIELSDTLHSLILDANQVLTLDNTADFTPTAVSDVETARLGPTSIAINAPNNAGFYNLVLSNGKVTKHLLIIVKKPFNSDNKQLNNYQIGLYPAPYKNYPQYTAPNGFIEIFEKDLSRQLTPHVQIKNVICKQVSDFPKYLYINNDGLMMLEELLTFVQNEGIKVSKFAFISGYRTPHYNRSIGNGKHSRHQYGDAFDLYIDENGDGRMDDLNGDGKLTIADVDVLYKVFEKFQKQSRYNGGIGRYKPASHHGGFVHIDNRGFTARW from the coding sequence ATGAAATTAAGCCGTGTTATTTTTTATCTATTTTTCGTTATCAATGCCCAGCGGACTCTAGCCATTGAGCTAAGTGACACGTTACATAGTTTAATTTTAGATGCAAACCAAGTTCTGACTCTTGATAACACGGCTGATTTTACTCCTACTGCTGTTTCAGATGTTGAAACAGCACGACTAGGACCAACCAGCATTGCCATAAATGCGCCCAACAATGCGGGTTTCTACAACCTAGTACTGAGTAATGGTAAAGTCACTAAACACTTGCTCATTATCGTGAAAAAGCCTTTCAATTCAGACAATAAACAATTGAATAATTACCAAATAGGGCTATACCCTGCCCCTTATAAAAATTACCCACAGTACACTGCGCCAAACGGATTTATCGAAATTTTTGAAAAAGACTTATCACGCCAGCTTACTCCTCATGTACAAATTAAAAATGTAATTTGTAAGCAAGTGAGTGACTTTCCAAAATATTTATATATAAATAACGACGGCTTGATGATGCTAGAAGAGTTACTCACGTTTGTACAAAATGAAGGGATTAAAGTCAGCAAATTTGCCTTTATTAGTGGCTATCGAACCCCCCACTACAACCGCTCTATTGGTAATGGCAAACACAGCCGACACCAATATGGTGATGCCTTTGACTTATATATAGATGAGAATGGCGATGGCCGAATGGACGATTTAAATGGCGATGGTAAACTAACGATTGCTGATGTTGATGTACTTTATAAAGTGTTCGAAAAATTTCAAAAACAGAGCCGCTATAACGGCGGTATCGGTCGCTATAAACCCGCCTCTCACCACGGTGGTTTTGTTCACATAGATAATCGAGGATTTACCGCTAGGTGGTAA
- the greA gene encoding transcription elongation factor GreA, producing MQSIPMTVRGAALLREELNELKTVTRPKIIADIAEAREHGDLKENAEYHAAREQQGFCEGRIQEIEAKLSNVQIIDVTKMPKTGKVIFGTTVTIVNVETDAEVKYQIVGDDEADIKNNLISVNSPIARGLIGKEVDDAVIIKTPNGEVEYEIIEVEYI from the coding sequence ATGCAATCAATTCCGATGACAGTTCGTGGTGCAGCATTACTGCGCGAAGAACTTAACGAATTAAAAACAGTTACACGCCCAAAAATTATCGCTGATATCGCTGAAGCGCGTGAACATGGTGATTTGAAAGAAAACGCTGAATACCATGCTGCTCGCGAGCAACAAGGTTTCTGCGAAGGCCGTATTCAAGAAATCGAAGCGAAGCTTTCAAATGTGCAAATCATCGATGTAACTAAAATGCCAAAAACTGGCAAGGTTATTTTTGGCACTACAGTGACTATCGTTAATGTTGAAACCGACGCTGAGGTGAAATACCAAATCGTAGGTGATGATGAGGCAGATATCAAAAATAACTTGATCTCTGTTAACTCGCCAATCGCACGAGGTTTAATTGGTAAAGAGGTAGACGATGCCGTTATCATTAAAACACCAAACGGTGAGGTAGAGTACGAAATCATTGAAGTTGAGTATATTTAA
- a CDS encoding S66 peptidase family protein, translating into MAKIQYPKPIAKGDKIAICAFSSGVDESFHKRLDIVLQGLTAKGFTIIEGACLRQEHNPAKQRAEELMQFLTDDSIAAIMPPWGGDLTMEILSLLDFNAINNAKPKWLVGFSDISTFACALTTRCGWATLHAANLMQIHPDDTDQHLQDIFNAMELEENQCLHQVASPFYQKEAIDYKANPNAKFNLNAPSQWRCINYKDKRQIEVSGRLIGGCLDTLGLLLPSNYYALHEFKKQYAPEGLVLYLENAELSPMALARCLLSLKLNDVFTDVNAVIFGRSPAINNDCYFDEYQAIELAFKGNLFPVIVDADIGHVAPNLALINGAVATITADLYEGVASNVVVKTDLK; encoded by the coding sequence ATGGCTAAAATTCAGTATCCTAAGCCAATAGCCAAAGGTGATAAAATAGCCATTTGTGCTTTTTCCTCTGGTGTTGATGAATCATTTCATAAGCGATTAGATATAGTACTTCAAGGTTTAACAGCGAAAGGGTTTACAATCATTGAAGGGGCATGCTTACGTCAAGAGCATAACCCTGCAAAGCAACGTGCAGAAGAATTAATGCAGTTTTTAACTGATGACTCGATTGCAGCGATTATGCCGCCATGGGGAGGCGATCTCACCATGGAGATTTTATCATTACTTGACTTTAACGCTATTAATAATGCTAAACCAAAATGGTTGGTAGGCTTTTCAGATATCAGCACCTTTGCATGTGCATTAACGACTCGTTGTGGTTGGGCGACTTTACACGCCGCAAACTTAATGCAAATTCATCCAGATGACACCGATCAGCATTTGCAAGATATATTTAATGCAATGGAGCTGGAAGAAAATCAGTGTTTACATCAAGTTGCTTCTCCTTTCTATCAAAAAGAGGCAATTGACTATAAAGCAAATCCAAATGCAAAATTTAATCTAAATGCACCGAGCCAATGGCGCTGTATTAACTATAAGGATAAACGTCAGATTGAAGTTTCTGGACGGCTTATTGGCGGCTGTTTAGACACGTTAGGGTTATTATTACCCTCAAATTACTATGCTTTGCATGAATTTAAAAAGCAGTATGCGCCAGAAGGTTTAGTTTTATATTTAGAGAATGCGGAACTTAGCCCGATGGCATTAGCTAGGTGTTTATTGTCTTTAAAGCTAAATGATGTGTTTACTGATGTTAACGCGGTGATATTTGGTCGCAGCCCTGCAATTAATAACGACTGCTACTTTGATGAATACCAAGCAATAGAGCTTGCATTTAAAGGCAATTTGTTCCCGGTTATCGTTGATGCCGACATTGGCCACGTAGCTCCTAATTTAGCACTAATAAATGGTGCTGTTGCCACAATAACGGCAGATTTGTATGAAGGTGTGGCGAGTAATGTCGTGGTGAAAACTGACTTAAAATAA
- the carB gene encoding carbamoyl-phosphate synthase large subunit: MPKRTDIKSILILGAGPIVIGQACEFDYSGAQACKALREEGYRVILVNSNPATIMTDPEMADATYIEPIHWEVVEKIIEKEKPDAVLPTMGGQTALNCALDLDKHGVLAKHGVELIGATADAIDKAENRERFDAAMKNIGLECPRAEIAHSMEEAHDVLSRIGFPCIIRPSFTMGGTGGGVAYNQEEFDEICERGLDLSPTNELLIDESLIGWKEYEMEVVRDKNDNCIIVCSIENFDPMGVHTGDSITVAPAQTLTDKEYQIMRNASMAVLREIGVETGGSNVQFGVNPVDGRMVIIEMNPRVSRSSALASKATGFPIAKIAAKLAVGYTLDELQNDITGGKTPASFEPSIDYVVTKIPRFNFEKFAGSNDRLTTQMKSVGEVMAIGRNQQESLHKALRGLEVGATGFNPIVALDDPKAKEKIIRELREPGAERIWYVADAMRHGMSVEEVFELTKIDPWYLVQIEDILKDEATISEVGMAGLNAEFLRKLKRKGFADARIAEIAGVSEAEIRKKRHQLDIVPVYKRVDTCAAEFSSDTAYMYSTYDEECEANPSDKDKIMVIGGGPNRIGQGIEFDYCCVHAALALREDGYETIMVNCNPETVSTDYDTSDRLFFEPITLEDVLEIVRVEKPKGVIVQYGGQTPLKLARALEANGVPVIGTSPDAIDRAEDRERFQQLVERLNLLQPENATVTSMEEAIAKSAEIGFPLVVRPSYVLGGRAMEVVYDEDDLRRYMTEAVSASNEAPVLLDHFLDNAIEVDVDAICDGEQVIIGGIMEHIEQAGVHSGDSACSLPAHSLTAEVQDVMRKQVTDMALELGVVGLMNTQFAVKDGKVYLIEVNPRAARTVPFVSKATGIALAKVAARCMAGQSLASQGITKEVIPPYYSVKEVVLPFAKFQGVDPIRGPEMRSTGEVMGVGETFAEAFAKAQLGASNTLPRGGRALLSVRNSDKPRIVELAKTMTDLGFELDATGGTAKALEEAGIAVRRVNKVFEGRPHILDRIKNGEYSYIVNTTEGRQAIEDSKVLRRGALQHKTNYTTTLNAAFANCTANQADDRSSVTSVQELHQRMN; this comes from the coding sequence ATGCCAAAACGTACCGACATAAAAAGCATTCTTATCTTAGGCGCAGGCCCGATTGTAATCGGTCAAGCTTGTGAATTTGACTACTCTGGTGCACAAGCGTGTAAAGCACTACGAGAAGAAGGCTATCGAGTTATTCTTGTAAACTCGAATCCTGCAACTATCATGACTGACCCTGAAATGGCTGATGCGACGTACATCGAACCAATTCACTGGGAAGTGGTAGAGAAAATCATTGAAAAAGAAAAGCCAGATGCAGTACTTCCTACTATGGGTGGTCAAACTGCATTAAACTGTGCACTTGATTTAGATAAGCACGGTGTATTGGCTAAACACGGCGTTGAGTTAATCGGTGCAACTGCTGATGCAATCGATAAAGCTGAAAACCGTGAGCGTTTTGACGCTGCAATGAAAAACATTGGTCTTGAGTGTCCGCGTGCAGAAATCGCTCACTCAATGGAAGAAGCACACGATGTACTAAGCCGCATCGGTTTCCCATGTATCATTCGTCCATCATTCACTATGGGTGGTACCGGTGGTGGTGTTGCATACAACCAAGAAGAATTTGATGAAATTTGTGAGCGTGGTTTAGATTTATCACCAACAAATGAGCTTCTAATCGATGAATCATTAATCGGTTGGAAAGAGTACGAAATGGAAGTTGTTCGTGACAAAAACGACAACTGTATCATCGTATGTTCTATCGAAAACTTTGACCCAATGGGTGTTCATACTGGTGACTCAATTACGGTTGCACCAGCGCAAACGCTAACAGACAAAGAATACCAAATCATGCGTAATGCATCGATGGCGGTACTTCGTGAAATCGGTGTTGAAACAGGTGGTTCAAACGTACAGTTTGGTGTGAATCCAGTAGATGGCCGTATGGTTATCATTGAGATGAACCCACGTGTATCGCGTTCATCTGCACTTGCATCAAAAGCAACCGGTTTCCCAATTGCGAAAATCGCTGCAAAACTAGCTGTAGGTTACACCCTTGATGAGCTACAAAACGACATCACTGGCGGTAAAACACCAGCGTCTTTCGAGCCGTCAATCGACTACGTTGTGACTAAGATCCCACGTTTTAACTTCGAAAAATTCGCCGGTTCAAACGACCGTCTTACAACACAGATGAAGTCTGTGGGTGAAGTTATGGCGATTGGTCGTAACCAACAAGAGTCACTTCATAAAGCATTACGTGGTCTTGAAGTCGGTGCAACGGGTTTTAACCCAATCGTTGCTCTTGATGACCCGAAAGCGAAAGAAAAAATCATCCGTGAATTACGTGAGCCAGGTGCAGAGCGTATTTGGTATGTAGCAGATGCAATGCGTCACGGTATGAGCGTAGAAGAAGTTTTCGAACTAACTAAGATTGACCCTTGGTACCTAGTGCAAATCGAAGACATCTTAAAAGACGAAGCAACAATCAGCGAAGTTGGTATGGCTGGTTTAAATGCTGAGTTCTTACGTAAGCTTAAGCGTAAAGGTTTCGCTGATGCGCGTATCGCAGAAATTGCCGGTGTCTCTGAAGCTGAAATTCGTAAAAAGCGTCACCAGTTAGATATCGTGCCTGTATACAAGCGCGTTGATACCTGTGCTGCCGAATTTAGCTCAGACACAGCTTACATGTACTCAACATACGATGAAGAGTGTGAAGCGAACCCATCTGACAAAGATAAAATCATGGTAATCGGTGGTGGCCCTAACCGTATCGGTCAAGGTATTGAATTCGATTACTGCTGTGTTCACGCAGCATTAGCTTTACGTGAAGACGGCTATGAAACAATCATGGTTAACTGTAACCCTGAAACTGTTTCAACTGACTATGATACATCTGATCGCTTATTCTTCGAGCCAATCACGCTAGAAGATGTATTAGAAATCGTACGTGTTGAAAAGCCTAAAGGTGTTATCGTTCAGTACGGTGGTCAAACGCCGCTTAAACTTGCTCGTGCACTTGAAGCGAACGGCGTGCCAGTTATTGGTACTTCACCAGATGCTATCGACCGTGCAGAAGACCGTGAGCGTTTCCAACAATTAGTTGAGCGTTTAAACCTTCTTCAGCCAGAGAATGCAACAGTAACTTCAATGGAAGAAGCGATTGCAAAATCAGCTGAAATCGGTTTCCCACTTGTTGTACGTCCTTCATACGTACTAGGTGGCCGCGCGATGGAAGTGGTATATGATGAAGACGATTTACGTCGTTACATGACTGAAGCAGTATCAGCGTCAAATGAAGCGCCAGTACTACTTGACCATTTCTTAGATAACGCAATCGAAGTTGACGTTGATGCAATCTGTGACGGTGAGCAAGTAATCATCGGTGGTATCATGGAGCACATTGAGCAAGCAGGTGTTCACTCTGGTGACTCAGCATGTTCATTACCAGCGCACTCATTAACAGCTGAAGTTCAAGACGTGATGCGTAAGCAAGTGACTGATATGGCACTTGAGCTTGGCGTAGTAGGTCTAATGAATACACAGTTTGCTGTGAAAGACGGTAAAGTTTACTTAATCGAAGTAAACCCACGTGCTGCACGTACAGTACCGTTTGTTTCTAAAGCGACAGGTATCGCGCTTGCTAAAGTAGCGGCACGTTGTATGGCTGGTCAGTCGCTGGCGAGCCAAGGTATTACTAAAGAAGTAATTCCTCCTTACTACAGTGTTAAAGAAGTGGTATTGCCATTTGCTAAGTTCCAAGGTGTTGATCCAATCCGAGGCCCAGAAATGCGCTCAACGGGTGAGGTAATGGGTGTTGGTGAAACTTTCGCCGAAGCATTCGCTAAAGCACAATTAGGTGCAAGCAACACTTTACCACGCGGTGGTCGCGCGTTACTATCGGTACGCAACAGTGACAAGCCACGTATTGTTGAGCTAGCTAAAACCATGACTGACCTTGGTTTTGAGTTAGATGCAACGGGTGGTACTGCTAAAGCCCTTGAAGAAGCAGGTATTGCAGTTCGTCGCGTGAACAAGGTATTCGAAGGCCGCCCTCATATTCTTGATAGAATTAAAAATGGTGAATACAGCTATATTGTAAACACTACTGAAGGTCGCCAAGCGATTGAAGATTCGAAGGTGTTACGTCGTGGTGCTTTACAGCACAAGACAAACTACACAACGACACTGAACGCGGCATTTGCTAACTGTACTGCTAACCAAGCAGACGACCGTAGCAGTGTGACGTCAGTTCAGGAATTACACCAGCGAATGAACTAA
- a CDS encoding L,D-transpeptidase family protein, with the protein MKFFRQTALVSCFLLGAPVLAENQYLQQQLEPILIGESHTIEEQQIHSPEMTIATYKANGFEQVWADIKYAKQVLNLIAQSELEGLSPNDYHFDTLLALIDEVDKRGTDAAEAQFDVLMTDAIMTYAKHLIRGKVNPKQLASTWNYEQFDVSPDAAAASLLKHVKSKSLDKGLNNLKPVLPHYQRLKKALVFYRELDAKGELPAISLQSKALKPGQTDPAVPLLKQKLHRLNYYTGNLSDASEYDDELVDAVKKFQYAHQVDDDGIIGGATLKLLNKDYSEYVNDILVNLERIRWVDNTLTERFLIVNIAGYKLYLFEDNKLKWQTNVVVGRNYTKTPIFKGQMSYIVMNPTWTVPRSISGGIIKKMKENPNYLNEKDFVVVDSRRNPVDSESIDWANASRKNFPYWFVQQPSENNSLGQIKFMFPNKYSIYLHDTPAKSLFQQDQRAFSHGCVRVDDPFTLAEKILGTSDNWSRSDIDDTIAAKETKKVSLSKPLDVLLMYWTVSGNDQEGLHFYSDVYNRDAELLKKLTTPLANNSI; encoded by the coding sequence ATGAAATTTTTTCGTCAAACGGCTTTGGTTAGTTGTTTTTTATTAGGCGCACCTGTATTAGCCGAAAACCAATACTTGCAACAACAGCTTGAACCTATTCTCATTGGTGAATCACACACCATTGAAGAACAGCAGATCCACTCCCCTGAAATGACCATTGCCACATACAAGGCAAATGGCTTTGAGCAAGTTTGGGCTGACATTAAATATGCAAAGCAAGTACTCAACTTAATCGCACAGTCAGAACTTGAAGGTCTTTCACCCAACGATTATCACTTTGATACATTACTGGCACTTATAGACGAAGTAGATAAACGTGGCACTGATGCAGCCGAGGCACAGTTTGACGTACTAATGACTGACGCAATTATGACCTATGCGAAACATTTGATCCGCGGTAAAGTTAACCCAAAACAGCTAGCATCTACATGGAACTATGAACAATTTGATGTCAGCCCTGATGCTGCAGCAGCTTCTTTACTCAAACATGTAAAATCTAAGAGTCTTGATAAAGGATTAAACAACCTTAAGCCCGTATTACCCCATTATCAAAGGTTAAAGAAAGCGCTAGTATTTTACCGAGAGCTTGATGCAAAAGGTGAGCTACCTGCAATTTCCTTGCAAAGTAAAGCACTTAAACCAGGTCAAACAGACCCAGCAGTGCCGCTCTTAAAACAAAAACTACATCGCTTAAATTATTATACTGGTAACCTATCTGATGCTTCCGAGTATGATGATGAACTTGTTGATGCTGTCAAAAAATTTCAATACGCTCATCAAGTTGATGACGATGGTATTATTGGCGGTGCAACTTTAAAACTTCTCAATAAAGACTACAGCGAATATGTGAATGATATTTTAGTTAATTTAGAACGCATTCGCTGGGTTGATAATACGCTCACAGAACGTTTTTTGATCGTAAATATAGCTGGTTATAAGCTGTATTTATTTGAAGATAACAAGCTTAAATGGCAAACCAATGTAGTTGTAGGCAGAAACTACACCAAAACCCCAATATTTAAAGGGCAAATGAGTTATATCGTGATGAACCCAACTTGGACTGTTCCACGTAGTATTTCAGGTGGCATTATCAAAAAAATGAAAGAAAATCCTAACTACCTAAATGAAAAAGACTTTGTTGTGGTTGATAGCCGCCGTAACCCAGTTGATAGTGAGAGTATTGATTGGGCAAATGCAAGCCGGAAGAACTTTCCGTACTGGTTTGTACAACAACCATCAGAGAATAACTCGCTAGGCCAAATTAAATTTATGTTTCCCAATAAATACTCAATTTATTTGCACGATACACCAGCAAAAAGCCTATTTCAGCAAGACCAACGTGCATTTAGTCATGGTTGTGTAAGAGTCGATGATCCTTTCACCTTAGCTGAAAAAATCTTAGGAACCTCAGATAATTGGTCTCGCAGTGACATTGATGACACTATTGCCGCAAAAGAAACTAAAAAAGTTAGCTTATCTAAACCATTAGACGTGCTATTAATGTACTGGACTGTCTCAGGGAACGATCAGGAAGGTCTTCATTTTTATAGCGATGTTTATAACCGCGATGCAGAACTATTAAAAAAGTTAACTACGCCATTAGCTAATAATTCAATTTAA
- a CDS encoding nitroreductase family protein translates to MTHPIISDLQRRYTSKRYDASKHISQADLAVILEAIRLSPSSINSQPWKFVVIESDQAKQRLHDSFANKFQFNQAHAKTASHTILFAYNPSYKRADYEKVIDADIANGRTKAENKEQAFGAFAFVDLNTDEQGVNAHWTKAQTYIALGNTMHTVARLGIDSTPMEGVDKDLLGELFADELGGYVCEVALAIGYHEPEQDYNAALPKSRLDKDAVITVV, encoded by the coding sequence ATGACACACCCTATTATTTCTGACTTACAACGCCGTTACACAAGTAAGCGTTACGACGCTTCAAAGCACATTAGCCAAGCAGACTTAGCTGTAATTTTAGAAGCAATACGCTTATCGCCATCGTCTATTAATTCTCAACCATGGAAGTTTGTAGTCATCGAATCAGATCAAGCTAAGCAACGTTTGCATGATAGTTTTGCAAATAAGTTTCAGTTTAACCAAGCACATGCAAAAACAGCATCACACACCATTTTATTTGCTTATAACCCAAGCTATAAACGTGCTGATTATGAAAAGGTAATCGATGCTGATATTGCCAATGGTCGTACAAAAGCAGAAAACAAAGAGCAAGCATTTGGCGCATTCGCTTTCGTTGATTTAAATACTGATGAGCAAGGAGTTAACGCACATTGGACTAAAGCTCAAACTTACATTGCTTTAGGTAATACCATGCATACTGTCGCTCGTTTAGGTATAGATTCAACCCCGATGGAAGGCGTAGATAAAGACTTACTCGGTGAGCTTTTTGCAGATGAATTAGGCGGCTATGTTTGTGAAGTAGCACTCGCAATTGGTTATCACGAGCCTGAGCAAGATTATAACGCTGCATTACCAAAATCGCGTTTAGATAAAGATGCGGTAATTACAGTCGTGTAA
- a CDS encoding LysR family transcriptional regulator produces MLVEDLKLILKVAEFRSITTAAAKLDMRAATASAAIKRVEAALGAELFVRTTRHLRLSAAGERFLPQCQQAVFMLEQATLALKGEHDEIEGELRVALSSDLGRNIIIPWLDELLDEYPKLSMRPHISDSNVDFYRDSVDFALRYGSPSDSNLYGFKICNVPRLLCATPEYIAEYGAPTHPDELTQHQGLFYQLQDIINNVWDFTDGTERFKVKMQGRRASNDGDLVRRWCVAGKGLAVKSCIDISDDLLSGRVVPVMQNYPHLCAELWLICPSRQSITPAVRLVRDICREKTKAILNQLIEKGILDKRVLDN; encoded by the coding sequence ATGCTGGTTGAAGATCTCAAATTAATCCTCAAGGTTGCTGAGTTTCGCAGTATTACAACCGCAGCAGCAAAGTTAGACATGCGAGCAGCTACCGCCAGTGCGGCAATTAAACGTGTTGAAGCCGCTCTTGGTGCAGAGTTGTTTGTTCGTACAACTCGTCATTTGCGCTTATCTGCGGCAGGAGAACGTTTTTTACCACAATGTCAGCAAGCTGTGTTCATGCTTGAGCAAGCGACACTTGCTTTAAAAGGTGAGCATGATGAAATTGAGGGCGAGCTAAGAGTCGCACTATCGTCAGATTTAGGCCGCAATATTATTATTCCTTGGTTAGATGAGTTACTCGATGAATATCCAAAGTTGAGTATGCGCCCGCATATTAGCGATAGTAATGTCGACTTTTACCGAGACTCCGTTGATTTCGCACTTAGGTATGGCTCGCCATCTGATTCAAACTTATATGGTTTTAAAATATGTAATGTGCCACGACTGTTATGTGCGACCCCAGAGTACATTGCCGAATATGGCGCGCCAACACATCCTGATGAATTAACCCAGCATCAAGGTTTATTTTATCAACTTCAAGATATCATTAATAATGTCTGGGATTTTACCGATGGAACCGAACGTTTTAAGGTAAAAATGCAAGGCCGCCGAGCATCTAACGATGGTGACTTGGTAAGGCGTTGGTGTGTGGCAGGTAAAGGCCTTGCGGTTAAATCATGTATTGATATCAGTGATGATTTGCTAAGTGGGCGGGTAGTGCCAGTAATGCAAAATTACCCTCACTTATGTGCAGAGCTTTGGCTAATATGCCCAAGCCGTCAGTCAATAACACCCGCAGTTCGTTTAGTTCGTGATATATGCCGAGAAAAAACCAAGGCGATTCTCAATCAACTGATTGAAAAAGGGATTTTAGATAAGCGGGTACTCGATAACTAA
- a CDS encoding serine hydrolase domain-containing protein — MNIFCKKLRLLVVFYLLATSSIAHSQNMQAEMADFIQGFHDYKQFNGNVLVAKDGKVLFEQSVGYANFEWDIKHSDKSKFRVGSITKQFTAMLILQLAQDGKLKLDDHLAKYLPDYRHDIATKITLRQILNHTSGLGNYTQAKSFRDEYSRNPYSVDEFIRLLCSDDLVFEPGTEFRYSNSGYFILGAVIEKVTGQKYQDVLQKNILDPLDMKDTGYDSHNKIIKYRVSGYDNGLAGYSNTDYLDMSIPYAAGSMYSTAQDLLKWDQALYSDKLLNKEYKRQMYQVSEQRNYALGWEVTNLDKSTYGKPLTRIQHGGGINGFNAFISRIIEDKLLVIILNNTGGAPLTPMTNGLLAIYYGKPYEKATEHADSKLYNAFKHEGIAGLKKTYQQMVSDDNTPRERSLNYFGYELMQMGELDAAITVFELNNQSYPESANTFDSLGEAYLAAGDKQKALASYKSALKLNPDSESAKQAIEKLQ; from the coding sequence ATGAACATATTCTGTAAGAAATTAAGGTTGCTTGTAGTTTTTTATTTACTCGCAACTTCAAGCATTGCACACAGCCAAAACATGCAGGCAGAGATGGCTGATTTTATCCAAGGCTTTCATGACTACAAGCAGTTTAATGGTAATGTATTAGTCGCAAAAGATGGAAAAGTACTGTTTGAACAAAGCGTTGGCTATGCCAACTTTGAATGGGATATAAAGCATAGTGATAAAAGTAAATTTAGAGTTGGTTCAATTACCAAACAATTTACCGCCATGTTAATTCTGCAATTGGCACAAGATGGTAAACTTAAACTCGATGATCACCTTGCAAAATACCTACCTGACTACAGACATGATATAGCCACTAAAATTACTCTTCGCCAAATACTTAATCATACCTCTGGCCTTGGTAATTATACTCAAGCAAAATCGTTTCGTGATGAGTACAGCCGAAACCCCTACAGTGTTGATGAATTTATTCGCTTGCTATGTAGTGATGATCTAGTGTTCGAGCCTGGCACTGAATTTCGTTATAGCAATTCTGGCTACTTTATTTTGGGCGCGGTAATCGAAAAGGTAACAGGTCAAAAATATCAAGACGTATTACAGAAGAATATTTTAGATCCACTCGATATGAAGGATACAGGCTATGATTCTCACAATAAAATCATTAAATATCGCGTATCGGGTTACGACAATGGCCTAGCAGGTTATAGCAATACTGATTATTTAGATATGTCTATCCCGTATGCTGCAGGATCAATGTACTCAACAGCACAGGATTTACTAAAATGGGATCAAGCTCTTTACTCGGATAAGTTATTGAACAAAGAGTATAAGAGGCAGATGTATCAAGTTTCTGAGCAAAGAAATTATGCGCTTGGTTGGGAAGTAACAAACCTTGATAAAAGCACCTACGGAAAACCCCTAACACGTATTCAACATGGCGGTGGCATCAATGGTTTTAATGCATTTATAAGTAGGATAATCGAAGACAAATTATTGGTTATCATTTTAAATAACACCGGTGGTGCGCCACTCACTCCCATGACTAATGGCTTACTTGCAATCTACTATGGCAAACCCTACGAAAAAGCGACAGAGCATGCAGATAGTAAACTTTATAACGCATTTAAACATGAAGGTATTGCAGGGTTAAAGAAAACTTATCAGCAAATGGTGAGTGATGACAATACGCCAAGAGAAAGGTCGCTAAACTACTTTGGCTATGAATTAATGCAGATGGGTGAGCTAGACGCCGCAATAACGGTGTTTGAACTCAACAATCAATCTTATCCAGAGTCCGCAAATACGTTTGACAGTTTAGGTGAAGCATATTTAGCTGCCGGTGATAAACAAAAGGCATTAGCAAGTTACAAAAGTGCGTTAAAACTAAACCCTGACAGTGAAAGTGCCAAACAAGCAATTGAGAAATTACAATAA